The nucleotide window GTcttaaacgtttaaatataaaaggcctttagcgttataaaaataatttaattaatcGAAACCTCTTTAAAgctttaaattatataagtAATTTTTAATTCTTTATAATACTAAACTATAtccttttataatattataaaaaaaaaaataataataataacctTATCCCTCGTATAATAGGCTAAGAatagaaaaataatactttttttattcccTATCCTAGCAATATAAAGGATTAAGCTAAACCCTCGTACGATAAAAGTTAATACTTTACGCTAGTTAcctttaaaattaatattaaggttattaaatatttaacggAAACGGCCTTTAATATTAAGGTTAATTAAGTACCGGAGTCGTTCCTATCGTATAGTATAACGTTAGTTTTAAAAAAGGTTAATTTTggtttattaaagtattaaagTATCGTCCGAACTAAAGGTAAATaactaatattataattaattaagctTTATAAACTATTATTATCGTACGGTATACCTTAACCTTccttaattaatatacttaatatataCTATCCTAGTAATCTTTTCCGAGTGGCCGGTTTAagctataattataaaattaaaacttttatttttattattttcgtcgtaattaaaattaaacgtattataattatcgGACgataatactattttattttcTAATAAACTCCTTAGAATAAAATAAGTaagaaattaataaataatatttacggTAATATAATACTAGGGCCGAATATTAATTTTAGACCCGAAGTAGCGCTTTATATACGATAAAAGGGCCTAACTAATTTTATTAAACGACTATTAGTTTCCTAGGTTATTAGAGGATATAACTGGGCCGGTACCTTTAAacttaatatttttaaacggctatataaattttatattttaaaaaaataaagtaaggataaaagctttattaaactagtattataaattaaagtaaaaggaATAAATAAGTTAAAAGTATCGTACGACGCTTATacttaatttttttaaaaaataacgGTAAATAACCTTTAGCTATTTAATATAACTTAACCTTTTATAGTACTATAGTACGATTATAactatactatattaaataaatatatttttaagccCTCTAACCGGTATATTTTAAAACCTTATACTTAAAAGCTTTATCGTATAAGGcaataactttaataataaataaatagtaataaaaaggAGGGATCGGAGTTTATTTACCTAGTCTAAATATAATTAAGCCTcggttatataataaatataaccgTTACCCTTTTCTTTTAACTAAAGTTAAATAAGGGAAGGATTTTCGGTAATGCGTTATACGATTTAATTTTAAGGCCGCCGGAAGTATATATTACTAGGAtcggaaagaaaagaatacttaattttattttagcttatattattttttaaattattttaaagaaTTTCCGGGAAAAAAACGTCCGATATTAACGAGAAAATTAGGTTTTAGACCGTacgattaattttattaattaaaatatatattatctCGGCTAGGGCgttaatagtaataaaaatatcttaatatataatagtaatacCGTTAAACgtaaatttatttttaaataccgtaaagttattaataattatattatatatataagcCTCTAAAACCTAATCTATTAGTATAGGataattactttaataaacCCTAATTATAAACCTCGAAACTTTAAGGCggataatattaaagaaattaagctttttatttattttttttagttAAGAAAATTcgtaaaataaatattatacGATAAAAGCCTTACCGAAagtaataatagtaaataggAGTTATATAAAATCGGATAGGGTATATTACTTTCTATTATTCTTTAGGACTATAGTAGTTAAGGCAAAAAGGAAGGTACTTTCGTACGATAACCGTGggaaaaaataatttaaaagtttaataaagaaattaataaatatttaatttaataacttttatcCGGCTTTATCGCTACCGTAATAAAAtttctatattatttatataatagttTTTAAACTTTTAGTCTAGCTAATATTTAATTCGTACGGTAACCGATCTTATTAATCTTAactttatatatagtaaatatatttaaaaatccttttttaaataaaaaaatacttttatattatacgaggGACTAAGCTATTACTATTAAAAAGCTTATTAGgtttttaattaattatttttttattaactTCGAATAGAACCGGGTAACCGACTTTATTAAACGATAACCTTACTATTATATTggtaattatttaattaatcCTTTCCTAAATTTTTTAAAGGACCGTAAATGTAATTAAATCTTTACCGTTTAACTATCCTTCGTTTAGGAGTTAAGAGATTGTAAGGTATAAGGCTTACCGGTTTAAAAacctaaagtaatatacttaacctattttaattaattaaggatttaaaattaattatcCTTtacttattataataattattaatatttattaaagaATCGAATTAATCGTATAATAAGATTctataaattattttttttatttttaaatttattatacgagGTCGGGATTTTTAATTATTAGTTTCGTTAATTATactttaaagtatttaatagTTAACTagcttttaaaaaaatattaataatatattttagttttttaaggttcttaatattattaaactactttaatatttcctccttttaTATTAGGATTAATTTAATCGTGCTTCGTATAATAGTACTCCTATATTGCCCTTTTAGTCCGTACGATATAAACGTAAGTATcgtactttaatttattaaaaaaaagcttCTTTAGTTCTAgaattaaattaattactataggaagaaatataaagtttattaagttttattattttcgaaaaactattaataaattattatactttcgTATAATATCCGgtttatttataattataatatttttataggACGTACGAAGATAAgtaaatactttatttataaaaatagtTACCTTATATTTCCTATAAATAAGAATTTAgaagtaaaaaatataaataaaaggttttattttaatatagtattaatcgtaatataatagttatatataatataaaatattataatattaaagtttattattaagtttttttagGGAAGGATACCCCGTGAAAGAGTAGAGTAGGTTACGTATAAGTAGATAAGGGTAGTAGcgtgcggttaccggggtctGGGTCCCGTATAATAGTCAGGGCACGCCTAGCATAAAGGtagttgcgtgggcacgaaggtaATAGCGTGTGGCTACCGGgtataaacttttttttctaaaTCCCTTAATAGGCcagctatataataaagctATATTATTCCGATTAGGGCGTCtatcccgtacgatagttaaggTACGCTAGGATACGAAGGTAGTGGCgtgtagctgccgggtatagaccttttcttctaaatccctcgataggctagctatataatagaactatattattttaattaaggcgtcggtcccgtacgatagttaaggTACGCTTAGTAAAAAGGTAGTTACGTAGGTACGTTTAGCACGAAGGTAGTTACGTGGGTACGAAGGTAGTAACgtgtagctgccgggtatatacttttttttctaaATCTCTCGAAAGGTTAGTTATATAATAGCGACTTTAATTCTtattaaaatccttttttaGTAAACTTTTTTATCGTATAAAATAAtcgacttttaattaatatataaaatagcttTAGTCCTTAATACCCGTAGCTTGTACGAAATTATCGATATTAGCTAGCCTTATATTAAAAGGctaataaatagcttctatattaatataaatatatatttttcccgtacgataatacttaaattaataaatatataagtaatatagtaaataattTCGGCCTTACTATCGGCCGATATCGAATATATCTTCGGTAAAGTAAAGGGGACTAAGGTACTAACTCGTCCgaactattttaatatagttttaatTTAAAGCCGTAGTTTAGtaattacttttctttatactaCCTATATTAGTAAGCCTAATAGGGGGCCGTTTAGGGATTATCGTACGACGGATAAGTACTAGGGTAGTACTTATAGTAACTATAAATAAAGAgattatagtaataaataTAGTTTCTTTACCGTTACTTAAAGAGGTATTATAGCCGAAAGGGAGGACGAAGGAAATAAGTAAACTATAGAAAGAAGCTAAAAGCTTATAGTTATTAGTAATTccgataattaaataaatcgtacggtaataaaaatcgaatttataatttttatttattatttagatttCTGTAATactcgtacgataatatatttaatactattctatatagctcgctatagtaattttaataatacttttctcttttattttaatagaaaaaatcttatcggatcatataaaaaactattcctttatataacctCATACTACTATACACGTGCATTACTAGtatacttatacctaactttatatcttttacttccaattccccaccgctcgtacgataatatacttaatataaTTCATACGGCTCGTATAGGTgattctaataatatttttgctttttaagttaataagaaaaatcttatcggatcgtataaaaaactattcctttatataactttatattactatatacgtatattattagcacctaactttatattttttacttttatttttataccgctcgtacgataatatacttaatattattttatgtagctcgttatagtaattttaataatatcctTGCTTTTTAAGTTgataggaaaaatcttatcggatcgtataaaaaactatttaattgTAGAACCTTATATTACTATGTACGTGTATTACTAGTACgcttatacctaactttacctcttttatttctatttttataccgctcgtacgataatgcacttaatactattttatgcagctcgctatagtaattccaataatacttttctcttttaatttaataggaaaaatcttattggattatataaaaaattattcccttatataaccttacactGCTATGCACGTGCATCGCTAGCACCCACctttatatctttacttCTATTGCCATacagctcgtacgacgatatacttaatactattctatgcagctcgttatgGTAATTCCAATGAtacctttctcttttaatttaataggaaaaatcttatcggatcgtacaaaaaactattcccttatataaccttatactgctatgcacgtgcatcactAGCATACTTACACCTAACtttacctcttttacttctatttCTACATAactcgtacgataatacacttaatactattctgtgcagctcgtgatagtaattccaataatacttttctcttttaatttaataggaaaaatcttatcggatcgtacaaaaaactattcccttaccCAACCTCATACTACCATATACGTGCAttaccagcacacttacacccaacttcatctcttttacttccatttccataccgctcgtacgatgatacacttaatactattctgtgcagctcgttatggcgattctaataatgcttttcttttttattttggtaaaagaaatcctatcggatcgtataactgattcctcaacggatcctacccccctgtttctaaagtggggcgttttttttggtgcgcttttcaacggattgtactataatccatcggagaattactgaTAGGGCAAATACCGGTTATTGATCCTCGACGGCCACAAAAGCTACCCCTCGACCGAATTCGAGCGCTACTGAGGCGGGAGATCACAGGACAGAAACATCTTTCACCTACAGCACGATGCATCCAAACTTGTGGCGCACCACTCGCCTCTTTACTTGGCTGCCACCTTGCCAATGAGTCAGGACTTGTCTAAAATTAGACGTTTCGTTGAGCTTTGCAGCTCTGGGCGGCGGCTAGGCTGTGGTCGATGGGGTGGTCAGGCTCACTTCCCTATTGGTCAGTCGGCGCAGGAGCCAAAGGCAAAGGCCTCGACAGAGCTGTGATCCGTCTATTGGATAAAAACTGTGGGACTCACAATAACCACGGCGCTTAATGATTGGTCGGCACTAGTGGATCCCATACCTGCCCGCTCGCAGCCATCCATTCCTCTCACGTCACTTCATCTCGAGACTTGCTCCCCCGAACACATAACCAGGACCTCGCTCTCCCCTCCATTCTCATCTCCATGGCCCACACTCGAGCCCAAACAGCGGCCCAAAGGGCGCTCCTATCGCCGGCGTCAAATTATCGAGGTACTTATTCTTCGCGGCGCCAAAGGACAACTTCCGCTGACGCTTGCAGGAAATCGGCCCCAGGGCATCCAGCCGCGCAAAGGCAGGCCTCGAAAGCGTACAACCAGGCGCGCCGAACGCAATCGTCCGCATCTAACTACGCAATCCTCACAGGTATGCCTTCCATCTTTCGTATTATATAGTTCAGAAGTGAACTTCGGATCTACAGGATCTACCTGCGCCAGTCCAGAGCCGAGGCCGCAAGCGCAAGCAATCAATCGAACACGCACTCGAGGGCAACCCAGACCCAGACCCGAAGCGACAACGGACATCCTCTCCACGTCCTACCAAAGACGCATTTAACGAGCCAGCGGTTAGCAACGGCGCCCACAAACACACTGACCCAGTTGCTTTCTGGGTGAAGGAAAGCCGCTGGCCAGTGGAGCAGGACTGGCCGGTGGAGCAGGACTGGCCGGAAGCGACCTCAACGACGGATCTCACCATGGACCGTCGTCTACTTGCGCTAAAGAAATCTCCGTCCAACTTGTCCCGGAAGCGATCGAACTCTGCTTCGTCCACGACGCCCAGCGACCAGAagccgagggaggagaagagtgCGCCGTATAGGGACACGCGGTACCCGCTCCTGCTCCAGACCAAGGGCTCATACATGGACATCTCTGAGCTTGGTATTACAGATGCGAGCAAGAATCTTGTTAGGGACCTTCTTAGCGGTGAACAACCGGCCCCCAAGGAGACGCTCTTCGACGATGATATCTTTGTGGATGCTTGTCGCAACCTCGACAATAAGAATGAGGCGAGGATTATTCAAGACATCTCAAGGCTTATCGTTCCCTCGGCGGAATCGCTCGCACTCCGGAACAAGAACTATAAACGCCTTGTCGAAAGCGTCAACGAAGGGTGGAATAACTCGATCCCCCTCACCAGCACTCGTCCACAGCCTGACTACTCCGTTGGGTTCAGACGAGACGCATTCACCGAGGACCAGCTCGCCAAGCTGTCGCCCTTCATTGGCGACTTCATCGCCGGGGACCAGTCCTTCTTCATGGGAACGTACTACATGTACTTCCCGTTCCTGACTTGCGAGGTGAAATGCGGCGCCGCGGCGCTCGACATCGCAGACCGGCAGAACGCTCACAGCATGACCCTTGCGGTGCGGGGCATCGTCGAACTCTTCCGTGCTGTCAAgcgcgaggatgaggtcaaCCGGAAGATCCTTGCCTTCTCCGTCTCGCATCACTACCGGACGGTGCGGATCTATGGCCACTACCCAGTGATAACTGGGAGAGACATCAAGTACTACCGGCACCCGATCCATGATTTTTCCTTCACCGCGCTCGACGGAAAGGATAAGTGGACGGCATATCGTTTCACGAAGAATGTTTACGACACATGGATGCCTAAGCATTTCGAGAACATCTGCTCTGCCATCGATCAGTTGCCGTCGGATTTGGACTTTGATGTCCCGCCGCTTTCTGAGGCGACCGGGCTTTCCCAGGACTTAGGAAACCTGATGCACTCGGGTGCCTGCTCCGCTTCTGCTGGCGAGCAGGACAGCCAGGCGAGTATCGCTGAGCAGCAAGCGGTCACTCCAGACACTTCATTCAGTGGGGTAGGGGTagcaaagaggaggaaaggccGGAAGGATAAATAGGATTTCCATTACAGAATGGATTTATTGCGTGATGACTGCTGCCTTGCGACCCCGCTTTCACCTTGCCATGCATGCCTGACCGCACCCCTCATTAGCTGATGGAATTGTAAGTCTGCGGCGTGGCGACTGAGGCGCCTCAGGGCGGGCGTGATGTGGTCCCTCGAGCCCCTTGAAAGAAAGAATTGTCGCTGACACCAACCAACTTTGTTGTAACTAACGGTGCCCGACAAACATGAACCGCGTTTAACACCCCAGTCACTGTGCCAACACGAGGGAAGCTGGTTGGGGCAAGGCCGAAGATGGAGCAGGCGCGTCGGTTCCACCTATCAAGTCGTGTCAATATATAATGATTGTGACTTGATCGGGCAAGCTCCGCAGGAGTGGTCGTCTCGCCATTCAGGTCCCAGGACTAACTCTAATGTACAGTCTGCCCTACCCGCTCCCACCTATCTGGCCACCCTGCTCTAGCTCCCAGAGATACTCCTCAACTTTGTTTGTATCTAACCCGAAGGCAAGGCGCACCATCTTACGCAGTAAGCCCCTATCAGCTTGCCGTAAACGACCTAAACTAGTAAAGCAAGTATATATCTTTAATAGTGTACTATTTAAAGTGTCTGTAAAGGACCCTTTAAGAACTCGGTCGTTTTCCTTAAGTTTCCTCTCGGCCTCTAAGAACTTCTAGCGGTAAATTCGTCGAGAAACGTCTTACCGTAATATATTCTCGTAGGCGAGATAGCTAAGATCTTTAAGAATGTGCTCGGTGTTGGATCCTAGTAAAGGGAATGGTATAAGATAGCGGGTTAACCTACTATAGAGTAGTGTCACGGTTCAGAAGAGCGGGGCTTACCGGAGCCAATAAAGCAGAGCAGACGGATAAGTGGGACTGCGGGGCAGGAAATAGCACGGACCAGGGGATCCAGGAACTGGGAGCTAGATCCACGgatgtcacagttaacccaacggcaggtcgcgcagtatgtggggcgaGGGGCGTctccagccaatcattaaggaagTCCAGAGGtagccaatcagggctggccaggagtgctatggcgccaagaagcacgagcactctgcaggatgcaagatgctacgggtgatcgaaggcatagcacgacgagcacttcgcaggatgcaatgtgctaggagtgatcggggccatagcagggcgagcaccttagggccccgaggtctatatatacggaggaactggctggtgtagatagatagttccggcagtatgcaattcaagcttatATTCAtggtatcttgtgtttacattgagacatcttgttgtgcactctttagctgcaccgaaccaggattgttcaaaagtagccttcaaccagtatccctttcagaggttctgtacaggggttcgtcatacttAACcttctttaatatttattaaaagaaATTCTCTCGCGATATACtacgtaatactttatttacggctataataaatatttataaatattatttagcGCCTCTTTAAGTAATAAATAACTCTTTAAGTATATCCTTATAATAATCAATACGCCGGCTAAATGGATTTACCTTAGCGTTTTCCGAaccctttttataattaatttaaaaactAAATGCCGAAAagaactttaattattatatttactacGCGTTAAAGActtttataatccgtataaacCTATATTTAGTAATTGATATTATTCAAGTATAACCTTTATTTTTCGAACgttttaataatagtaaatagttttttattataaattaaatagttttaatatatttcttCAAGCTTTTTTGAAAAGAAAGTTACCGGGTATAGTTTATTGTTATTATTTcattattttaattatttaccgattatatagtttaatatatttacctcGACCTTAAATAGTGGActaaagtataataatttaaataccgggtcctttaaaataacctCTTTTAATTTCTAAAAAGCCTACTCCTTTTTTTACCTTGACCagaattttatatttttttttaattaaataactaAATAGCCGCGCGATCTTTACCTACtttcgaataaatatccgATAAAAGTTTATGAACCttaaaaattctttaacgtatatttataattatagcgtaaattaatctttaattaccGTAATTTTCTTAGGTTTTATACGAACTttacttaacgatattaaatattttaatataacgaacccctgtacagaacctctgaaagggatactagttgAAGGCTACTTGTCACGGCTTGACACCtagtggggcgcaggcgcaccACTGACCAATCATTAGCATAGGATtacggaccaatcagaataggattattaggatcgagggtcgatctAAAGGAGTTAACTCCGGAgggatagtatcgataggatcgagggtcgagtttATCGATCCAGGATAACGCCAGGCTTAGCgtaggatatatatatacggaggaactagctaatataaatagatagttccgtaatatataatttaaatttatatttacggtatttaatatttatattaaaatatcttattatatactatttagctataccgaactaagattatttaaaagtagcctttaaccggtatcccttttagagaTTCTGGATAGGagttcgttatacgttatatacttactttaattttattacggataaattaaaagtatttttttattactatagccggacttaaaaatatttaaataaaaagcgtTTCGCTTAacttaaataataaaggacttactattattaatacttaatttattataaagtaaataatatagtattttaaGGAGTTTAAAAACGAAGcttaataaatttaaaagtaaattatcgttatattaaccttacttaaAGTAATACTTAAATTCCTAGTACCGGAGTACTATAGAGGAGGAAAAGTAAAGCTTAaaggatttttaatttaatttaaaatctattttcgttaatatttaaattaatttattaacgaaaagttaaaagttattttcgcggctattaAACTTAAGGATAAAATTTTCGTGTAGTTCGAGCTTATTTTcgataattactataaagaGGAACCGTCCGATTAGAAGaaaattactatagaatACTTCGagaattactatatttttaagaTTAAACTTAAAGAGGTATTTAAGgagtataataaagtaaagcgCGCGTAAGAGAAGCTTATAAATCTATATTAAATATACTTAACGGTTAATTATATAGCTTTATTTAAGATTAATAGTTTacgtaatattattaataataaagggttaatatagtttttctataataattttaaaaaaaaagtaaaggataaattatataaagagtcgaggtttaatattatcgataaatatattattataattatacggatcgacgatcggtagttttaatattatacggaaaagaaaagtagTAATAAGggttactatagtaataaagggtattttaataataaccgCTTTAATAATAAGCGTAagaaataatattttaatattaattattttagtattatatatttaaaattaataaatattaatactatataataatagaGGCCGTAAGGTTAAAgctaaaataaaaataactttaaatattttaattataataaagtaaaatattttaaaaaaaattattaagtatttaaGCGACTcggttaaaaaaaagagattaTAGTTATTACTACCTCGAAGGGACCGAGagttataaaagtaataactatcgggtattaataaagtaaagtaataggattaaaaaaaaattttaattaatacgccgaataaaaagaaataaagttCTAGGAGCTACGGGAAGTAATAGAAAGGCTAAaggtaaagtataaaaaaaaagatttttaaatataaatattataaaattaattaatatggattattatagaaattacTACGGAAGTTACTAAAGGCAATAGCCTTATATAAGGACctactaaataaataatactagaaaagtaatatagtaagtatagatttattattttataggatatattatagcttataaagcttatatataaaagttaaaaaaaatattaaaaaaataagaaGGTCGCTAGTATTAAGATCGCGAAATTATTAAAAGATATATAGatatttatatagtatataccttataaaggaaatacggtataactttattttaaatatttagaaTATCGAAAAGTACTTTAattttagtatattatatataaatatataaagtattattaaaataaattactatataattattagccggtatataaaataagtaaggaaagtaaattataattaataaaaaaaattataattaaataaaaaaagactTAGTAGGAGGACCTAAAcgattattttttataaaaggtttaaaaCCCGGTTAAACTAAAGGATAACCTTTAAGTTATATAGATCGtacttaaatatataaaatactacGTTAAGTATATAGAaggttaaaatataaataataatatatattttttaaagaaAGTAGTATTAGGATAGTACTTAAGCCTagattatactatatatttataggAAAAAGTTAaacgatattattaaaataaaatatataaaattaaataaaaaaattattattaaataaggatataaaaaaatactaaagaaataaaagataaaagataaaaagaaattaggtaagtataattaaaagactttatattactaGTTAATCCGGAGTAAAAGGATATtcttaaataatataattactTAAAAAACGATTTACGGCCTTTCGCGGGGGCCGTTAATTTTTAATggattataaataatatttttaaaagtatCGGCGTAAAGCGAAGGTATAAAATAACGATTTAAAACTTATTAGCGAAGtcgctattatataaagaaaaagtaaaagagaTAAATgcttttaaattattatataataaaaggatctttaaataataatattaataaatagcGGTACAGAAACGAATCTAATTTCGCTATAGTTTGTATACTAGGCCTGGATACtatagaagaaaaagaaagaataaattattatataaaaaccATTTCGTACGTAAAAAGTTTATAGGGAAATACTACccttaaatattataatcgaaggaaaaataaccttaattatattcgatattatagatataggaccctcgaaggatataattctaaagtaattataatataaagattataatttagatattaattaaagggatagtaattatttataattaaaagaaccttaaaagtattttattaacGATAGGAGATTAGGAATACGTACggagtaaagtataaaataagtaCCCTTTacggtactaccgtaaggagtataaaaaataataatatactttatcgATATAAGCGGTAagattaaaaaagtaaaattaataatattaataaaaatattaaaggttaataaatatatttactataataaTGTAAAAAAGGACGAAAGAAAAGTAATACCGGTGGAATATCGAGGATATTTAGCCtttacggttaaatatttaaaggggCTTTTAAAGCGGGGGCCGTAggattataaaattaaattaaaaaaggaattaaattatagttatttaaagtatattatattaacgataagtaaagtaaaaagCTATAGAAGTATTTAAACGAGAATTTAAAAAGAAGCTATATTAAGGAgtttatattactaatagAATACCCCGTTTTTTTCGTaccgaaaaaaaataataatttacgactatatatagattattagtaattaaataataaaatagtaaaaaataattattcgctaccgttaatatttaaattataaatttaattaataaaagcgcgatactttatatacttaaatatatttatcgggtatatctatatataaattaaagaaagaaacgaatagaaaatagcgttttatatattttatagttatttc belongs to Podospora bellae-mahoneyi strain CBS 112042 chromosome 6, whole genome shotgun sequence and includes:
- a CDS encoding hypothetical protein (EggNog:ENOG503NZ3W), whose amino-acid sequence is MAHTRAQTAAQRALLSPASNYRGNRPQGIQPRKGRPRKRTTRRAERNRPHLTTQSSQDLPAPVQSRGRKRKQSIEHALEGNPDPDPKRQRTSSPRPTKDAFNEPAVSNGAHKHTDPVAFWVKESRWPVEQDWPVEQDWPEATSTTDLTMDRRLLALKKSPSNLSRKRSNSASSTTPSDQKPREEKSAPYRDTRYPLLLQTKGSYMDISELGITDASKNLVRDLLSGEQPAPKETLFDDDIFVDACRNLDNKNEARIIQDISRLIVPSAESLALRNKNYKRLVESVNEGWNNSIPLTSTRPQPDYSVGFRRDAFTEDQLAKLSPFIGDFIAGDQSFFMGTYYMYFPFLTCEVKCGAAALDIADRQNAHSMTLAVRGIVELFRAVKREDEVNRKILAFSVSHHYRTVRIYGHYPVITGRDIKYYRHPIHDFSFTALDGKDKWTAYRFTKNVYDTWMPKHFENICSAIDQLPSDLDFDVPPLSEATGLSQDLGNLMHSGACSASAGEQDSQASIAEQQAVTPDTSFSGVGVAKRRKGRKDK